The following DNA comes from Seriola aureovittata isolate HTS-2021-v1 ecotype China chromosome 15, ASM2101889v1, whole genome shotgun sequence.
ATCAGAGAATGTTGCCTGAATGCTGTGGTTATTCAGTGTAATGGGAATGTCAATAACGCTTGCATCCTCTGATGAATACACAAGTACCGTGCCATGATTCACCCGGTGAAGGCTGCTGATGTTTAAAGCACTGTTACTGAACCAAGCACAAGTAGCtgatgtgatgcatcatgtTTCTGCAGCTTTAACTGTTACCAAGCAATTTTCTAATAAGTCAGCAGTGCCGAGCGAACTTCATCTTCTGGCTCTTTAGGCGATTGATGGCCTGATCAGAGGTGCCTGTAATAAGTGCTAAAATCCTTATAGCGGCTTCATAACTACACAATTAATAGTGTTTAAAGTACTTATGAAGCAGATGTAAGTTGTAGCTGAAGTAGTTTATCCTCTTTGGGAGTCTAATGTTGGAAGTcgttaaatgtgtaaatgtggaGTGTCAGAAAGAAATATAGCTTGTTTGCTCAGTTCAGTGTATGTGGGCGGAGgaataaaagcccaaaaacagAGTTAGTAcacattttttaataacatgGCACAATTTACATAACACAAGTTTAAATGAGGAGCATGCTGAAGATTCAGTCgcttcattttttctcatttttgtacATGATCTAGaaagacttctttttttttccctgtacaTGGTAAACAGCAAAAAAACTTTCTCATTTAACAATCTTTTTGAAATACGCATCAACTAACCACTATGGCTCCggtggacatttttatgttggattaaaaaacactgcacaacaTGATATCACAGAGTTTGAAGCGCACAACTAAACCTTCAGTGGACTACTAAAATAGATCTCTGCTCATTAGAAACAAACTGTCCATAGTTTAGACttgcttttttgtcttttgatttTGTAGGTACAACAACTTAGGAAAGCACTTTAATACACTGTTTGACCAACAGAACCTATTTCCAAAACATGTACTTTACACTCCTTCAGTAGGGCTAATGTGCTGtcattgtgtttaatgtgctgcaTTCTCCCCAGAACAAGACTGAGTGAAGGAAGAATGGGGGGTGAGGGGTAGTAATCTTAACATTTGTGCTGCTGgctttttacattaaaaatcaaTTGAAATGCAATACTTCCATCAGCGGTTTCTAGGATTGTCACCACAATTTATCATAGTTGAGAAACCAATtctcaaaacatttttgtttaatcCAAATTGCTGCCTACAAACCCTGCGTGGACCCAGTTCAAGCTCGTCTCCGGCTGCAGGGACCCAGTGTTTGTCAAGTCTGAGTTGTGGAGAGAATACAGCTTTCTGTCCTTTATTGGTGCACAGTCAGTAGTGGTGAGAAGGCCAGCTTTCAGAAAGGGAGCCCAGACATTTTTGTTGCATAGTTGAATATGGGGTCTCTGGTACAATGCTAATCAGTTGCGTCAaccaaatgagaaaaaaaaaaaaaaaaaaggaaatagcAAAAAGCACATTCTGAATCACCACCGTAACACTCCTCTGTTTACATTTGTTCAAAGTAAAGCTTTCAAAACACCCTTTTGCATATTTGTACCATGATTTTTAATCCATACAGCGTGAGCACAGCGACTGTACACATTATCTACACACTTTGCTGTCAGTGCTAAAGTACCTGTACATTCCAAAACTGTTCATTCTTACTCCACATCACTTTGCTGTACAAGAGGAAGAATCAACACAAAAAGCTAGagcaaactggaaaaaaaatcttaaaaatttattttttgttccaTGATtattgtctctttgtagttttatacaaaaacaattcattgtGTGGGCATGGCTCTGCCCACATAAGTTATTCACAGCTATATTACAGTCTTGCTTTGCCCAAAGCTAAGTGCTTGGTGTGAGTTCAGTGTTAGTGAGGCACAGGGCTGAAGGGGCACCGAGTCTGCTGAAGCTCAGCTCACCGTGCCTCGATGTCTTTGTGAGCCGGCCTGTCTCTGATATCTGTGGCCAGGGGAGTAGTCCGTCTGGGCGAGCCGGGCCGGGCACCCAATGTGGGGATGAGTGGGGGCGGGGCACTCAGAGAGGCGGTGGGCGGTGTTTTGTTGAGGATACCATTCTGATGGGCTGCGGCTGCTGCGGCTGAGGGGCTGACCCTGGAGAAGTGCATGCCCGGGAGTCCAGGGGCCATGAGGCCCGGGGCGGGGTGCGGAAGGTGTCCGTCAAGGGCAGGATGGTGCATTGCAGGGTGGAGGCGCCCGTGCTCATAGTCCTCTCTGAGCATGTTGAGGCGGTCGCGCTCCTCCAGGTGGGCGcgctcctgctccctcctctgctccagGGCCAGAGGGTGGGAGTGGTCACGATTAAAGTCATGAGGCTCACGGTCCCTGTAGGCGCGCTCGGCCTCGTAGAGGCGTGGCGCCGCCAGCCGGTGCAGAGGGTCATTTCTTAGCAGCAGGTCCCTGGCCAAAGGGTCCCGTCTGTGAATGTCCAGGCCCCTGTAGGGGTCCCTCATTGGGTCCCAGTGGAAGGCAGGGTAGGGGAACCTGTCAGCTCCTGGGATGGGGCTGATACCCATGAAGGGCGCCACCACTCGAGTTCTCTCCAGACTGCTGATGCTGTTGATCGGGTGGACACCAGCCATGCCCATAGGCACAGGCATCgaggagggggggtggaggtTTGGCGTGGAGGGCGCCTGTGCTGGGTGCTCACTTGGCCTCTCTGTAGCTCCATCCtgttcctctttcctctcctccttcactttcACCTCACTGCTCTTCTTCTGGTGCTCGTACGGCAGCTCCACCTTCTTCTCCAGGACCTCCCTGCTCAGGCTGCTGTTGGGCCGTTCGAGGCTGGTCTGTCGGACGTACGGGGACGCCGTCCCCCTGTTGGACACTTTGTCCTCTGACACCCGGCCATCGTGGATGACAGGTGTGTCCTTGTCGCTGTGCTGGTTGTCTTTGAGCTTGTGGTCGTCTGTGCCATTGTCTTTCCAGGACTCAGAGTGGTCCCGCTCCCTGTCTTTTGCCTTGTTCTCCTTGTCCCTCTGAGGTTCTCCAGAAGCAGGAGGCAAGTGGTTCCTGTGGTGCTCTGGAGGCCGGCTGTGGCCAAGTAGGCTAATGGGGTTTACAGGGACTGGTGACGAATGGCTCAGGTGGCGGTTCTCCACAGAGTCCCTAGATATACAAACACAGTCCTCCCATCAGAACCACTAACTTTTGTTCAAAAGATTAACTAGGACAATTTTTATTCCAAATTAAAACTCATgtaaaaaacatgaacatgcagaatataaagagaaataatgagGTAACAAAGGAAACAGGAGTCATGGTAGAGTCTCTGCTGTACTGCACCCACCTGTCCTTGTCGTCTTTACCGACCAACGGGTCCCGCTTGTCAGAGTCTCGGTCCCTTTCATGTGAGCTGACTGAGGTGCTCCTTTCAGAGTCTCCGGGTTTCAGCCAGGGAGGTGGTGTTGGGAAGGAGGGCGGCGTGCGGTGCAGGCGGTTCCACGGCTCCTggtggctgctgttgctgctgctgttgaagtgCTGCTGTGCATTGGGGCCATCTTTATGGCCGAATACTGAATTTGCCGCTGTTAGGGATTCAACACGTGGAAAAACACGGAAGGACGCAAGTTAAATGAGCATCTCGACAACTTGATCTGGTCTGTATCTTAATTCCATTGTTCTTATACAACATCAGTAACAATAACTAAACGTTGCATCACAGCTGTAGAAACATTAAGTGATAACCACTAAATATTACTGCATCATTCATGAGGTTAAAACTCACTTAGTGCTGGATTTCCCAGTCCTCCGAAGGCTGATGAACTGAGAGAGCCCAGTCCTCCAAATGATGCAGGTCTTGCGAAAGGTTCTGATGGGAGACACATCATGTTACCATGCATCTAATCGACATCTTAACTTTCCTTTTTCAGAGTGACACCGAGAACAACTGAAAAGTCCTCTTACCTAAGTGAGATGCTGGGGTGAGGAAGTTTCCAGGATGGTGGGGCGGATGGCCGAAGGGACCAGCTGATGGGTGTGTAGGacctgaggagggagagacagaaggcATCACAGAAACATCGATCAACCACGGAGGTGACTAAGACTATGATACAAGGTAGGTAGTTTAGAAATAGTTTCTCCATTGCACATTGTCTTGAGAGCATTAACAAgtttatttctcaaaatgtgttatatattttgtgtgtttatgcataaGAAAAAGAATATCTGTTGATATATTGTAGCCGTGCTAAAGGTGAGGCTCTCAGGATGGCAGTGTTGGTATGTCATTCAACACatactttggtccagactgagatatctcaaaaacaaaatggagttTTGTAAAGACATTCAagatccccagaggatgaagcccCCTGACTTTTAATCTGGCGCCACAAACAGGTCAGAATTTGGTTCAGATATTTCAGGTCCCTCTTTAAGATGACCTTTAAATCTTTCTTCAGGTCAGggttttaatttgtccaatactttggtttgtgaccaaatatctgcaaaattaatgccattcccatcagccacaTCTCATAGAGACATGACACTGCCTCCTTTGGGGaaaacaaggcaaaaaaatgtgattgaaagctccagaaaaaccAACGACATGTTAATTATTCTATGTGCAGTCAGTAAGTGGTTGACATCATTATTGTTTTCAAGTTGTGGATAAACCCTGTTGGATGTTTTGCCTTGTATCGTTCACAGCTGAACTCAGAAACAATAACGTGAACAGACAACAGCTCACTCTGAACAGCAGGAACTGATCGACTGCAGCTGTATGTCAGAGGCTACTGGTGTTAACCATCAATCAATCTCTCTACCCAGAGATCTGACACAATCACCTGCAGCGGAGAAGAGCGTGGCGGGCCGAGCCAAGTCGCTGGGGTGATGGATGGCGCCAAAGAGCCCCGGGCCCGGAGGTCGACTCAGGAACTCAGGCTTGAGGCCGAAGTCTAGCTTGTGAGGGTCGACCTGCATCTGCTGCTGGAAGACGCCAGAgcgacacagagaaacacatgtAAAACCCTTCACACAGCTGCAAAGGTTCCACTGGGTATTTTACAGGTTATTGTTTGTGTTACGTTGGGCACAAGGATACATTTTGAGTCCCACTGACTGCCAGGCTACACTCCTTTACCAAGCAGTGACTTTCCTTAATCATTATACTCCCAACAAATGATGTTGTTATTGCTGCAGAAGCCATACAATTTAAATTACTTGTCATTTTAATTGTCTGAACAGTATTTTGTTAAGGGACTTGCAACAGTAGAATCACTATCAAATGAGTAGAAAGATCAGCTTTTATCTTTACAATATTCTTTTGATATCAGTGTGCAATTGTAACCACAGTTGTAATTAAGAAAAGcaacaagaagagaaacagaaaagatgaCTCCTTTCTGGAATTAATTATTCAGAAATATACTGAACTGATGCAGTCAGTATGAAGACTTAACAAACCCTTGATTTTTTTGAGTTAATTGTTGATGTACACTAGTCGCCCAGAGTGATGGTGAATCAGCTCCAGGAACTTGtcagaaaatgagaaataatattacatttttggaaaaaacatttcagtctctTTGTGAAGTGGCATCTTAAAGTTGCAGTTTGGTTTTTCTTTGCATGCTAAGAGTAAAGTATGTTGATTTCTTGTGTACTACCTGTAAAAACAGTTTACCTCAACTATGTATTCTGTATACAGGTAGTATGTAGGATGAAAGTGGAACACATCTAACTTCACACTGTGTTAATACATAGATTTGgtacagtgcagagagagaggagtcagGCGAGTCCTCACCTTCACTTTCTGCTGGTGGTGGTATATTTGCCAGGCGATATGGACATGCATGGCGCACCACTTCCCTGGTTTCTgtaaacacaagacaaaaacacaatgtcacaAATGAACTCTTATGTGTAAACTTGTATCTGTCATTCACATAAAAGTGTGGAGCTGTTTACATCTgttaatcattaatcatcatcatctataAGCTCTGCTGTATTCATCTTTGAACCCAATAATAGGGTCATATTCCTCATGTCAGTCTGATGTTCAAGGTTTTTTAGACCACATCTGATAGATGCATTTCATTGTCAATGCAAATTAACTTTGCCTCATACAATCATATTGAACGGTCAGATGACATGAACACAGCACACCCTTCTCTTTACCCTCTCTTTATCTGAGAATGGCATACTGATACTTAGATATGGTACAGCTCCATGTAGCAGCTTTGATCATATATTGTTTATAAAACCCCTCCAATgaaagtgtttaaccttgttaacatccatatgatgtttttatataagaCATGTCATGAGAGATAAACAGTCAACACCataactgcagtgaaccaaccctttcaacttgtggggatgggggggcggggctaaataaacccgAAACCTTGTCcgtacagagagcgagagtttgcattagcaattctggtctcaacagactcctcatgCGATGTTTCCTCTAACACTAATCATCTTGATACACATTGCTCCTTCACCAGTCACCAAACCCTTGTtagtacagacagacagagtttgcattagcacaaccactaacactgtgtcagccactgccagttacaagctaacaaacaacataaccAATTAGCTACGCTAACTGCTCTGATTAGTCTCTGTAGTCGCCGATTTACAATAAActtctgagtctgggtctggctgaggctcaaacatgtggctgagtctctctgacgtttcctcctctaaccatcttgctactctctgctctttcacctgtccacctggagcaagcagtTGGTGGGCGAGGCaaaaggcctgatccagatttttcaataaaatctatgtttgataaaatattaatcatagcagagacTTTTACATAGTataaacatgtctggagaggaactttaagaTATGGTCAGTACAGTGATTACAGCTGTCAAGTGATGAATGTTTAAAGTCTAAAAATTGCATTTCCACATCCGGAGGATGCACTTATCTCCACAATGAGCTTTGTTGAGGAAACTAGTGCACTCAGCCTCCAAATACAGCGCTCATTTAATTAAAGACACTATTAACTTCATTAGCAAAAACCCTTCAAGGCATCATGGCTAttatggtgtgtgtgagggagcaAGAGGCCGAGACACTGTAGGGAGTGAGCACTCACCCTGAGAATGGGCCGAAATGGATCCGTTAGCTAcatgagagagggggagaaaaacaggttgagttttttgttttcaatcatCCTGGCTCTAATTAGTCTCTGTGTGGAGTATTCATTATGGTCCAAatagaaatgttgaaatgtccCTCtgaaattaatcatttcagGAGTAATTAACACATGAGTGTGAAACGGGGATCTGCATACAAATAAGACAAACATGGCAGCTGAAACAGGAACACATACGCTGACGTCTATGTTGTCTAGAAACTAACTGTATATGAATATTCTTTACAGTGACTTAATTTGGTTTTGAAAGCCTTCACCTGATAACTTGAAGGCTTATGCAACATATACAGAGAGGCTAAAGGTTACTTCTACACTGCgagtgttgtgtgtatgtgctcttACCCTGGGGTCCTTCTGTAAGAATGTGTGTGGGACGGCTCCAGGTCTTGTGGACACATCCAGTGGATTAGAGGTCTAGAGAGCACCAGACACAGATCGAAACAAGATACTCTGTAAATAACTCCTatctttagtttgtttttctgtaggTGTGTGGTGGTGTCGATGCGCGTTTTACCTTGGGCTGAAAGGCGCCCTGCAGCGAGCCGAAGGGCCCGGTTGGAGGGATGACAGGGGGAAGGCCAGACATGGCCGGTGGGTAGGAGTGGAAGagctgaggaagaaaagagggagaggaggtgtgAGGATGGTTCTGTCTGTCACTGAGATGCAGGACAACAGCTGCATgagtcagaggaggagatgcagcAAACAGGTTATAGTGACAGATGAGCAACATCCAGTCAGAATTTTCAAAGACTGCTGAGATGGGGGAAGTTACAGACGATTGCCTACATGTTTCACGAACTGCAAGTTTATAAAATATTCCCTGCTCATTCCCAGTGGATTTAAATAAGGGAAAACACTCCTTTGATATGAAAACTAGAATGTTGTAATACAAGCAAAATGCATGTAAACCAAACAAGTGCTCAAGGCTTCCATAAAATTATCCTGTAGAGAAAGACATGTAATCAACTACTCAGTGTAATTGTTCTTGTCAGTCATATTAGCCTTAGTGGAATTAGAGAATGTTTTTTCATCCTCAACTTTCATTTAATCATGGATGGTGCAACAAAATTATTCAAAGCCAGGACGAGTTATTAGAAGCTCTTGAGGCTACGCTGGAAGGTTTTAAATGCAACTTGTGTGCATCATGTTTTACGACATCACAAGGTTTATAGAGACAAACCGGCTTCAGGGTATTTGATGCCACCATAATAAGACTGAGGAAATACTGAGAATAAGAAATGaaagtcttaaaaacaaacTACCAACACTCTGTAACATCCATTTGACCCTGGGCTGATCTGAATATAAATACATGATTTATCTGACATTCAAATCTTCATCTCAGCTGAGGGACAGTTTGAAGAAAAAGCATTCCAGCACGTATGTGGAAGCTTTATAGTAAGTCCCCTTTAGTGAGTAATATTGAGTGAGCCACTGCTGTTAGCAGACAAATACAAATGCAGAGTAGTAAGCAAGACAAAGCTATAGTATTCCTCTGGTAATAATGCAGTCTCCTCTGTAACGCAGCCAGTGTCTCCTTCTGTATTCATTTCTATGCACAATAATTTCTCTGTTACGTGCATGCACAATAAATCTTGTGCTCCAAGGTCTAAGAATCCAACATTGTTTCATTAATCACAACATTTGCTGAGGCTGAAGGGTGAGATGGTACAGCTAGGATGCTTACAGTATCCATTaggaagaggagatgaacatccaacacacacacacacacacacacacacacacacacacacacacaagcatgggCTGGAATGGTATAATGGGCAAACAACAAAGTGCTCTGCAGACAGATAGTACGCAGTAGGGAAACTCACACTGTGTCTGTAGAAGGGGTCAACTTTTGTTGGGTATTTGTCAAACTGTAGGAGAAATGAAACAGAGCTAAGTACAAATATGTAGAGAACACATGATAACCTACACATGTACACTGGCTTATTTCAGGGTTATTTCAGGCCAACACAGAATACAGCACAAATTGTAATTTACTAGGAACATGGTCACAGATTGAGATTATGATTACAGATTTCAACTGGGTGTCAAAGTTCAACCACTTCCCAAGCTAGACCGTTTTCATCCTCCCCTTTTCATGATCATGTGAAGACCTTGTAAACTAGCATGGGCTCTGTGTCTCATTTGGTCTCCTTTTAGTGGTGCAGCACAAGCTCAGGGCGAATATTTCCCCAGTCAAGACTAAACACTGCAGCCATAAAGAGGCTTTTTATGGCCTCATTAGCTGTCAGAGGCTTCGCCGTGCTGCCTTTGAGGTATCATCAGAGCCAAGCAAACCCTCTCTGGGCCAGGCtgttatgaatgtgtgtgtgtggatgggagTTTTAGGTCCAGCCACCCATTGCCTGTGGTCTCCCCCAACAAACACCGGGGCTCTTAACATAAGGCATTTGCCAGTAATAAAAACCCTCAAACAGGACCAAATGATGTCATTAAATTCAGAATGAATTAAGTGTATTATGTTCTGAGAGCTGGCTCTGAAGTTAACATGCTTTGGGCAAGTTATTGCCAATTTAGAAAATAACGGCGTTCAAGTCTGGAGGCCCAGAGTATGCCAGAGAAAACACTAGAAAGGCTTTCTGGGAGAATAAAGACATCATTGTGGTGTGGATGGACACACATGGTCATCATTGAAAGGCCGCCATAGAAGCTCACAGGTCCCTACAGTGTGCcgctcacacacatgtacaactGTAAAATCTTCACTCTCACACCCACAGAATGAAAACACTCTCAGTGCCATGCCCGCCAACTCCTTTGCATATTTAAAAGTCATTATtagaagacataaaaactttGTTTATGGTAAGAGTTTTTCACATGCGTTCTACTTATCCTCACATTTCTGGCAGGGGTACGCACCATGGGCGGTGCTGGGGTGGGCATGATGGCGTGGGGGAAGGGCGTGAAGGTGTGCTGGTGGGTGTGCTGGTGGGTGTGTTGGTGCTGATGCTGGTGCTGATGCTGGTGCTGGTGGAACTCAGTGCGCAGGTAGGGCGGAGGGCCCAGCGAGGCGCCGCGGTCGGCGCTCTGGGAGGCCAGGAAACGGGTGTTGAGCTCCTGGCGCAGAAGGTCTTGCTCTGGAGGAGTAGAAGCAAGAGGGCAGGATTAGGACTGGGTTTGTTAATGAGGGGAGGGGGACTGTCAAGAGCtctcaaacattttcacacagcagACTCTGAATAGACACTTAACGGCCTCAGAAGCCATTATGTAAGGTTTTCTCCCAGCCACCTACCACCTCTCGTATGGTATGAGTTTTGTTGCGGTAGAAGAAACTTTATCTAAACATGAATAGTTAAGttctgaaagaaaaactgtaattagACTTGTCTCTGTAATTAAAACATATTCTAGTTAATTTAATTACAGTGAAATCAAAGTTTTCCTCATTTTGCCAGGTACTGCTGGAAGCCATCAAAGACCCCTGGAGGGAGCTCAGTGTGTAGACATGTCAAAGttatatttaaaaagagaaacaagcagGAAATGACTGTGATTATCAGcatgtcattttaaatttgagCGAGGCTTGAGATGATTAGAACTGTCTGAGTGCTGGAACTGTCAAATGCTGTGATTTGATACGCTACAGCCCCTCTGAGAGAACAACATCTGTTTTTCTAATAACCTCTGCACAGCCTGTGGAGAAAGAATGGATTTCAAGTAATCACTGGCTTTTCTTCTAAATTCAACAAAACCTGCCTTGAGAGATTATGTCTCCTCTTGAGTAACCTTATCCTTCCTATTCCACAGTGACTCGCTACAATATTTTCTGCATTCATTTCAAGCTTTATTGGGCTGGGAGCCGGGGTGGAATTTTCTcttcataaaaatttcattagTATCTTTTGAACAAAATCCAGCTCGCTCCGTTCCGTATTGACCAAATTGATTTCTCGCACATGAACACCATTCCAGGTGAAAATGGAAGTTCTTGGAAGGTTGCTGAAGgcgagccccccccccacactgaCCCTGACATTTAGCTAGACAGCACTGCGTGGAAATGTGCACGGGGTCTGTAATCGCTTTTGCTATGTGGTCCGACTTGCTGGTGGATATTACTGGTGCGTGAGAATCGATCAATCAGAGCACGACAAACAGTGTGAACTTGAACTGTCCGCACGactataaacacacaaaaccccGGGCATGGAGTACATGTGGATTATCTTGGACTCAGTTGCTTGTTTCTTTAAATAATTACCAGAGCAGCATTCTGGCTGTCCATCTGTCTCCACATCTCAACcactttaaaatcaaacactgctCTGAAATGATTCCTTGTTTACTCTCATGTCTTGACCAGCCTGGCAACAGCCCTGATGCAGCAACTGGCTAAAATAGGACCTtagccttttgttttttgtcaggcTAATAA
Coding sequences within:
- the auts2a gene encoding autism susceptibility gene 2 protein isoform X4 — translated: MKDMDGPRSSGLRKKRKSRSERDRERRSNGIRNNHVKGSVFRFSSDSEQGDREPSSSRPRPPRRKRKESTSAEEDIIDGFSITGFVTLEALEKNMTLKPQECRDNQAGPLHKKKPARVPNGLRLEPCKNNHHHQPSDQENNPRLAHTQGKRKKKHLNKKHSMLKPGQNNCKDSDSESVSGESKPSFRSSSRDRLTDCDTESDQDDKVSDAGSEKFFSTAAVKVPDFGIDVLSTNGSQEPHGPGLLKVSGLERSQERSQESCKDPQPPASSTPEQPLPAQDLPLTQPQPQPQPSIPRPLSPHWTQANGPTQAPASTHLPPRSEALPRPQTPAALPLAQGQEPSPPPPPRPQHQHQHQPELLSHPRPPPTPSLHPHPPSPALPTHHPHQQHPSQAGPHRPPSRCHPRPLSAYNGLNLNGHSGSRSSTPGTKPHGPPGPSFHLPHHPPAPAAAATAAASAFPLPLAANQNTPHSFPPALQSSPHPHHPNMFAPPAALPPPPPLTSSALPVPGHPAAGSAYSEQDLLRQELNTRFLASQSADRGASLGPPPYLRTEFHQHQHQHQHQHQHTHQHTHQHTFTPFPHAIMPTPAPPMVRTPARNFDKYPTKVDPFYRHSLFHSYPPAMSGLPPVIPPTGPFGSLQGAFQPKTSNPLDVSTRPGAVPHTFLQKDPRLTDPFRPILRKPGKWCAMHVHIAWQIYHHQQKVKQMQVDPHKLDFGLKPEFLSRPPGPGLFGAIHHPSDLARPATLFSAAGPTHPSAGPFGHPPHHPGNFLTPASHLEPFARPASFGGLGSLSSSAFGGLGNPALTANSVFGHKDGPNAQQHFNSSSNSSHQEPWNRLHRTPPSFPTPPPWLKPGDSERSTSVSSHERDRDSDKRDPLVGKDDKDRDSVENRHLSHSSPVPVNPISLLGHSRPPEHHRNHLPPASGEPQRDKENKAKDRERDHSESWKDNGTDDHKLKDNQHSDKDTPVIHDGRVSEDKVSNRGTASPYVRQTSLERPNSSLSREVLEKKVELPYEHQKKSSEVKVKEERKEEQDGATERPSEHPAQAPSTPNLHPPSSMPVPMGMAGVHPINSISSLERTRVVAPFMGISPIPGADRFPYPAFHWDPMRDPYRGLDIHRRDPLARDLLLRNDPLHRLAAPRLYEAERAYRDREPHDFNRDHSHPLALEQRREQERAHLEERDRLNMLREDYEHGRLHPAMHHPALDGHLPHPAPGLMAPGLPGMHFSRVSPSAAAAAAHQNGILNKTPPTASLSAPPPLIPTLGARPGSPRRTTPLATDIRDRPAHKDIEAR
- the auts2a gene encoding autism susceptibility gene 2 protein isoform X1 is translated as MKDMDGPRSSGLRKKRKSRSERDRERRSNGIRNNHVKGSVFRFSSDSEQGDREPSSSRPRPPRRKRKESTSAEEDIIDGFSITGFVTLEALEKNMTLKPQECRDNQAGPLHKKKPARVPNGLRLEPCKNNHHHQPSDQENNPRLAHTQGKRKKKHLNKKHSMLKPGQNNCKDSDSESVSGESKPSFRSSSRDRLTDCDTESDQDDKVSDAGSEKFFSTAAVKVPDFGIDVLSTNGSQEPHGPGLLKVSGLERSQERSQESCKDPQPPASSTPEQPLPAQDLPLTQPQPQPQPSIPRPLSPHWTQANGPTQAPASTHLPPRSEALPRPQTPAALPLAQGQEPSPPPPPRPQHQHQHQPELLSHPRPPPTPSLHPHPPSPALPTHHPHQQHPSQAGPHRPPSRCHPRPLSAYNGLNLNGHSGSRSSTPGTKPHGPPGPSFHLPHHPPAPAAAATAAASAFPLPLAANQNTPHSFPPALQSSPHPHHPNMFAPPAALPPPPPLTSSALPVPGHPAAGSAYSEQDLLRQELNTRFLASQSADRGASLGPPPYLRTEFHQHQHQHQHQHQHTHQHTHQHTFTPFPHAIMPTPAPPMVRTPARNFDKYPTKVDPFYRHSLFHSYPPAMSGLPPVIPPTGPFGSLQGAFQPKTSNPLDVSTRPGAVPHTFLQKDPRLTDPFRPILRKPGKWCAMHVHIAWQIYHHQQKVKQQMQVDPHKLDFGLKPEFLSRPPGPGLFGAIHHPSDLARPATLFSAAGPTHPSAGPFGHPPHHPGNFLTPASHLEPFARPASFGGLGSLSSSAFGGLGNPALKSLTAANSVFGHKDGPNAQQHFNSSSNSSHQEPWNRLHRTPPSFPTPPPWLKPGDSERSTSVSSHERDRDSDKRDPLVGKDDKDRDSVENRHLSHSSPVPVNPISLLGHSRPPEHHRNHLPPASGEPQRDKENKAKDRERDHSESWKDNGTDDHKLKDNQHSDKDTPVIHDGRVSEDKVSNRGTASPYVRQTSLERPNSSLSREVLEKKVELPYEHQKKSSEVKVKEERKEEQDGATERPSEHPAQAPSTPNLHPPSSMPVPMGMAGVHPINSISSLERTRVVAPFMGISPIPGADRFPYPAFHWDPMRDPYRGLDIHRRDPLARDLLLRNDPLHRLAAPRLYEAERAYRDREPHDFNRDHSHPLALEQRREQERAHLEERDRLNMLREDYEHGRLHPAMHHPALDGHLPHPAPGLMAPGLPGMHFSRVSPSAAAAAAHQNGILNKTPPTASLSAPPPLIPTLGARPGSPRRTTPLATDIRDRPAHKDIEAR
- the auts2a gene encoding autism susceptibility gene 2 protein isoform X3; protein product: MKDMDGPRSSGLRKKRKSRSERDRERRSNGIRNNHVKGSVFRFSSDSEQGDREPSSSRPRPPRRKRKESTSAEEDIIDGFSITGFVTLEALEKNMTLKPQECRDNQAGPLHKKKPARVPNGLRLEPCKNNHHHQPSDQENNPRLAHTQGKRKKKHLNKKHSMLKPGQNNCKDSDSESVSGESKPSFRSSSRDRLTDCDTESDQDDKVSDAGSEKFFSTAAVKVPDFGIDVLSTNGSQEPHGPGLLKVSGLERSQERSQESCKDPQPPASSTPEQPLPAQDLPLTQPQPQPQPSIPRPLSPHWTQANGPTQAPASTHLPPRSEALPRPQTPAALPLAQGQEPSPPPPPRPQHQHQHQPELLSHPRPPPTPSLHPHPPSPALPTHHPHQQHPSQAGPHRPPSRCHPRPLSAYNGLNLNGHSGSRSSTPGTKPHGPPGPSFHLPHHPPAPAAAATAAASAFPLPLAANQNTPHSFPPALQSSPHPHHPNMFAPPAALPPPPPLTSSALPVPGHPAAGSAYSEQDLLRQELNTRFLASQSADRGASLGPPPYLRTEFHQHQHQHQHQHQHTHQHTHQHTFTPFPHAIMPTPAPPMVRTPARNFDKYPTKVDPFYRHSLFHSYPPAMSGLPPVIPPTGPFGSLQGAFQPKTSNPLDVSTRPGAVPHTFLQKDPRLTDPFRPILRKPGKWCAMHVHIAWQIYHHQQKVKQQMQVDPHKLDFGLKPEFLSRPPGPGLFGAIHHPSDLARPATLFSAAGPTHPSAGPFGHPPHHPGNFLTPASHLEPFARPASFGGLGSLSSSAFGGLGNPALTANSVFGHKDGPNAQQHFNSSSNSSHQEPWNRLHRTPPSFPTPPPWLKPGDSERSTSVSSHERDRDSDKRDPLVGKDDKDRDSVENRHLSHSSPVPVNPISLLGHSRPPEHHRNHLPPASGEPQRDKENKAKDRERDHSESWKDNGTDDHKLKDNQHSDKDTPVIHDGRVSEDKVSNRGTASPYVRQTSLERPNSSLSREVLEKKVELPYEHQKKSSEVKVKEERKEEQDGATERPSEHPAQAPSTPNLHPPSSMPVPMGMAGVHPINSISSLERTRVVAPFMGISPIPGADRFPYPAFHWDPMRDPYRGLDIHRRDPLARDLLLRNDPLHRLAAPRLYEAERAYRDREPHDFNRDHSHPLALEQRREQERAHLEERDRLNMLREDYEHGRLHPAMHHPALDGHLPHPAPGLMAPGLPGMHFSRVSPSAAAAAAHQNGILNKTPPTASLSAPPPLIPTLGARPGSPRRTTPLATDIRDRPAHKDIEAR